The following are from one region of the Dreissena polymorpha isolate Duluth1 chromosome 2, UMN_Dpol_1.0, whole genome shotgun sequence genome:
- the LOC127868195 gene encoding adenosine 5'-monophosphoramidase HINT1-like: MADEVKQAHQAKPGGDTIFGKILRREIPTPYIYEDDKCVAFMDISPQAPTHFLVIPRKPIQCLDEAQDEDETLLGHLLLVAKKVAKEQGLDNGYRVVMNNGADGAQSVFHIHLHVMGGRQMEWPPG; the protein is encoded by the exons atggctgaCGAGGTAAAGCAAGCTCATCAGGCAAAGCCGGGTGGTGATACCATCTTTGGCAAGATACTGAGGAGGGAAATACCAACACCATACATTTACGAAGATGATAAA TGCGTAGCTTTCATGGACATTAGTCCCCAGGCACCAACTCATTTCCTTGTGATTCCACGGAAACCGATACAATGTCTAGACGAAGCACAGGATGAGGATGAAACG CTCCTTGGTCACCTGCTCCTGGTTGCCAAGAAAGTTGCTAAGGAACAAGGCCTTGACAACGGTTACCGGGTGGTGATGAACAATGGAGCGGATGGTGCCCAGTCTGTGTTCCACATCCACCTACATGTGATGGGAGGCAGACAGATGGAATGGCCGCCAGGCTAA